In a single window of the Canis lupus dingo isolate Sandy chromosome 18, ASM325472v2, whole genome shotgun sequence genome:
- the LOC112663388 gene encoding olfactory receptor 6Q1 — protein MQPYAQNWTHVTEFVMVGFAGVHEARLLFFTVFLTMYLFTLVENLAIILVVALNHRLHRPMYFFLTHLSCLEIWYTSVTVPKMLAGFIGVDGGKNISYTGCLSQLFIFTFLGATECFLLAAMAYDRYVAICMPLRYGALVSWGTCIRLAAACWLVGLLTPVLPIYLMSQLTFCGPNVIDHFFCDVSPLLALSCSDVTLKETTDFLVSLMVLLVSSTVISVSYGNIVWTLLHIRSAAERRKAFSTCAAHLTVVSLFYGTLFFMYVRTKVASSINFNKVVSVFYSIVTPMLNPLIYSLRNKEVKGALGRAFSLRSWKGQ, from the coding sequence ATGCAGCCATATGCCCAAAACTGGACCCATGTAACAGAGTTTGTCATGGTGGGCTTTGCTGGGGTGCATGAAGCACGCCTTCTCTTCTTTACAGTCTTTCTCACCATGTACCTGTTCACCTTGGTGGAGAACTTGGCCATCATCTTGGTGGTGGCTTTGAACCATCGGCTACACAGAcccatgtatttcttcctgaCACACTTGTCCTGCCTTGAAATTTGGTACACTTCAGTGACGGTGCCTAAGATGCTGGCTGGTTTTATTGGGGTAGATGGGGGCAAGAATATCTCCTACACTGGCTGTCTATCCCAACTCTTCATCTTTACCTTCCTGGGGGCAACTGAGTGTTTTCTACTGGCtgccatggcctatgaccgctatgtggccatttgtatgcctcTTCGATATGGGGCCTTGGTGTCGTGGGGCACCTGCATCCGTCTGGCAGCTGCTTGTTGGCTGGTGGGCCTCCTCACACCTGTTTTGCCTATCTACCTCATGTCCCAGCTGACATTTTGTGGTCCCAATGTCATCGACCACTTCTTCTGTGATGTCTCACCACTGCTAGCCTTGTCCTGCTCAGATGTCACCCTGAAGGAGACCACAGACTTCCTAGTCTCTCTGATGGTGCTCCTGGTCTCCTCTACAGTCATTTCTGTGTCCTATGGCAACATCGTCTGGACGTTGCTGCACATCCGTTCGGCTGCTGAGCGCAGAAAGGCTTTCTCCACTTGTGCAGCTCACCTGACAGTGGTGAGCCTCTTCTATGGCACTCTTTTCTTTATGTATGTCCGGACCAAAGTGGCCTCCTCCATCAACTTCAACAAGGTAGTGTCTGTCTTCTACTCCATTGTCACACCAATGCTCAACCCCCTCATCTACAGTCTTCGGAACAAGGAGGTGAAGGGAGCTCTGGGCCGAGCCTTTTCCCTCAGGTCTTGGAAAGGTCAgtga